A window from Podospora bellae-mahoneyi strain CBS 112042 chromosome 1 map unlocalized CBS112042p_1, whole genome shotgun sequence encodes these proteins:
- a CDS encoding uncharacterized protein (EggNog:ENOG503NW3C; COG:S) gives MQSSPPARVSFKPLSYHTTREFLSFTLVRFRALRLLFGLLSPRSATPFYTFISSRPSPLWPRRSTAYLHHTHHQQQQGPVPPHLQHSRPSSIVHQQHHSQAPAQQQQSHSSAYSSGHSVYQPQSQASNAQEHSLSYYGHQPSPYSTPGATSGYTSADTGDMMAATMPRPPYPPMSSYHTPQSNSPASVASPSGHDQQRSMYGQPPSQLHQQSMYYGGPQQQYSSMSAQTASSPYAQHPQQSHQSMASQPSMMMSHTAPQHQMSHHTSQHSQAGMTVSPRPGKIETHGLTNRIPGPSAPVSIGSASSTGPQNGAPLTAPAGGAAGVNPNAAPGPIPATTPLVVRQDTNGVQWIAFEYSRDRVKMEYTIRCDVESVNQDELSAEFKTENCVYPRACCPKDQYRGNRLVYETECNSVGWALAQLNPPLRGKRGLIQRAVDSWRNSNQDPRLRSRRVRRMAKMNTRNSKAGSTTPHATHIGTPTGPGMPTPTGMGASGNPAIGKPGMGGMNSSIHHHHGQQDGSAQGGDEVGMFHQMA, from the exons ATGCAGTCGTCCCCCCCTGCCCGCGTTTCTTTCAAGCCCTTGTCCTACCACACAACCAGAGAATTCCTTTCCTTCACTCTTGTCAGGTTCAGGGCTTTGAGGCTTCTCTTCGGTCTTCTCAGCCCCCGGTCTG CGACTCCCTTCTACACCTTCATCTCTAGTCGACCATCTCCTCTGTGGCCACGCCGCAGCACTGCATATCTG CATcacacccaccatcaacaacaacagggtcctgttcctcctcatctgcaGCATTCTCGCCCCTCTAGCATTGTTCATCAACAGCATCACAGTCAAGCCCCagcgcagcaacagcaatcCCACTCAAGCGCGTATTCGTCCGGCCACTCGGTCTATCAACCGCAGTCTCAGGCAAGCAACGCTCAAGAACATTCGCTGTCGTACTACGGACACCAGCCCAGCCCGTACAGCACGCCGGGTGCGACTAGCGGGTACACTTCCGCAG ACACCGGAGACATGATGGCTGCAACCATGCCGAGACCACCGTATCCCCCAATGTCATCCTACCACACTCCTCAGTCCAACTCGCCCGCCTCGGTAGCCTCGCCATCAGGTCATGATCAGCAGAGAAGCATGTATGGACAGCCTCCTTCGCAATTACACCAGCAATCAATGTACTATGGCGGGCCTCAGCAACAGTACTCGTCCATGTCGGCGCAGACTGCGTCTTCCCCGTACGCTCAACACCCGCAGCAATCACACCAGTCTATGGCCTCTCAACCGAGCATGATGATGTCTCACACGGCTCCTCAGCACCAGATGAGCCACCACACCTCGCAGCACTCGCAGGCCGGTATGACGGTCAGCCCTCGGCCTGGAAAGATTGAGACTCATGGTCTCACTAACCGGATACCTGGACCCTCTGCTCCCGTCTCTATCGGTAGCGCCTCATCCACTGGTCCTCAGAATGGTGCTCCTCTTACCGCGCCAGCTGGCGGAGCTGCTGGCGTGAATCCCAACGCTGCCCCCGGACCTATCCCTGCCACCACGCCCCTTGTGGTCAGGCAAGATACCAACGGAGTACAGTGGATTGCGTTCGAGTACTCTCGTGACAGAGTCAAGATGGAGTACACGATTCGCTGCGACGTGGAATCGGTGAACCAGGATGAGCTGTCGGCTGAGTTCAAGACGGAGAACTGCGTGTATCCGCGCGCTTGCTGCCCCAAGGACCAGTACCGCGGAAACCGCCTTGTGTACGAGACCGAGTGTAACTCTGTGGGCTGGGCTTTGGCCCAACTCAACCCGCCTCTCCGCGGCAAGAGAGGTCTGATTCAGCGGGCTGTTGACAGCTggcgcaacagcaaccaggACCCGAGACTCAGAAGTCGTCGCGTCCGACGAATGGCCAAGATGAACACGCGCAACAGCAAGGCTGGTTCAACGACACCGCATGCCACCCACATTGGTACCCCAACCGGCCCAGGGATGCCCACCCCAACGGGCATGGGAGCGAGCGGCAACCCGGCAATTGGCAAGCCCGGCATGGGCGGCATGAACTCGTCgattcaccaccaccacggccagcAGGATGGGAGTGCCcaggggggagatgaagtCGGTATGTTTCACCAGATGGCCTGA